One genomic region from Vannielia litorea encodes:
- a CDS encoding DUF1513 domain-containing protein has translation MIPRRAFLASLAAAAAAPRASWADAGAPAYLAAARDASGAFALCGLSAGGALRFRLPLPDRGHAAAAHPSRPEAVGFARRPGRFALVIDCATGRQTARLDAPEGRHFYGHGAFLEGGAVLATSENDYATGAGVIGLWAPEEGYARIGEVPSGGIGPHEILTLPDDRSLLVANGGLRTGPGSREVLNLDTMRPNLAVVSPDRGVLEVSELPEPLWPNSIRHLALRPDGLAGFAMQWQRDVAEPVPLLGLWQVGEPLRLCEAPPARALAMQGYAGSVAFSGDGQAVAITSPRGGEVQIFDAETATLRAHWRRADICGLAPRGAGFFASDGMGGLFALEADGTATPLARHEASWDNHLVPVRAV, from the coding sequence ATGATCCCCCGCCGCGCCTTCCTCGCCTCCCTCGCAGCAGCCGCCGCCGCGCCGCGCGCCTCATGGGCCGATGCCGGGGCGCCCGCGTACCTCGCCGCCGCCCGCGACGCTTCCGGCGCCTTTGCCCTTTGCGGCCTCTCCGCCGGTGGGGCGCTGCGCTTCCGCCTGCCACTGCCCGACCGGGGCCACGCGGCGGCGGCTCACCCGTCACGCCCCGAAGCCGTCGGTTTCGCCCGCCGCCCGGGCCGCTTTGCGCTGGTGATCGACTGCGCCACAGGCCGCCAGACCGCCCGGCTCGACGCGCCGGAGGGCCGCCACTTCTATGGTCACGGGGCGTTTCTGGAGGGCGGCGCGGTGCTGGCCACCTCCGAGAACGACTATGCCACCGGCGCGGGGGTGATCGGCCTCTGGGCGCCCGAAGAGGGCTACGCGCGCATCGGCGAGGTGCCCTCCGGCGGGATCGGCCCGCATGAAATTCTGACCCTGCCGGACGACCGCAGCCTGCTGGTTGCCAACGGCGGGCTGCGCACCGGGCCGGGCAGCCGCGAGGTGCTGAACCTCGACACCATGCGCCCCAACCTCGCCGTGGTCTCGCCCGACCGAGGGGTGCTGGAGGTCTCCGAACTGCCCGAGCCGCTCTGGCCCAATTCCATCCGCCACCTCGCCCTGCGCCCGGACGGGCTGGCAGGCTTCGCCATGCAGTGGCAGCGCGATGTCGCCGAGCCGGTGCCACTGCTCGGCCTCTGGCAGGTGGGCGAGCCGCTCCGGCTCTGCGAGGCCCCGCCCGCCCGCGCGCTGGCGATGCAGGGCTATGCCGGCTCTGTCGCCTTTTCCGGTGATGGGCAGGCCGTGGCCATCACCTCGCCCCGCGGCGGCGAGGTGCAGATCTTCGACGCCGAAACCGCCACCCTGCGCGCCCATTGGCGCCGCGCCGACATCTGCGGCCTTGCCCCGCGCGGCGCGGGGTTCTTTGCCTCCGACGGCATGGGCGGGCTCTTTGCGCTGGAGGCCGATGGCACCGCCACGCCGCTGGCCCGGCATGAGGCAAGCTGGGACAATCACCTCGTGCCGGTGCGCGCGGTGTAA
- a CDS encoding imelysin family protein, with protein MRLLLAAIALLATPLHAGVPEAIEGHILPRHAAFAEAATALDAAARADCTAEALKPAYNAAFDAWIGVQHLALGPLQEIGGPIALQFWPDTKGFTARQLGMLLKAEAPKAVTPEGFAQQSVAVQGFMALERMLYDEAFSGYAAESYACALTRAIAHDIAAKAATLNADWPAAAQSLRTAGEPGNATYLAPAEATQALFTALITGIEYNDDARLARPLGSFERPRPTLAEAWRSGRSQRNLALSLAALEEFAALLADGEASETQKLFNDTEAWLDSLDEPAFAGVAEPTTRMGIESLTSYLALLKETAAAEIGAHLNVGQGFNALDGD; from the coding sequence ATGCGCCTTCTGCTCGCCGCCATCGCCCTCCTCGCCACCCCGCTCCACGCCGGTGTGCCCGAAGCGATCGAAGGCCACATCCTGCCGCGCCACGCCGCCTTTGCCGAGGCCGCCACCGCGCTCGATGCCGCCGCGCGGGCCGATTGCACCGCCGAGGCGCTGAAACCGGCCTATAACGCCGCCTTCGACGCATGGATCGGCGTCCAGCACCTCGCCCTCGGCCCCCTGCAAGAGATCGGCGGCCCCATCGCGCTGCAATTCTGGCCCGACACCAAGGGCTTCACCGCCCGCCAACTCGGCATGCTGCTGAAAGCCGAAGCGCCCAAGGCCGTCACACCGGAAGGTTTCGCCCAACAATCCGTTGCCGTGCAGGGCTTCATGGCGCTGGAACGGATGCTCTACGACGAAGCCTTCTCGGGCTACGCCGCCGAGAGCTACGCCTGCGCCCTCACCCGCGCCATCGCCCACGACATCGCCGCCAAGGCCGCAACGCTCAACGCCGACTGGCCCGCCGCCGCCCAATCCCTGCGCACCGCCGGAGAGCCGGGTAACGCCACCTACCTCGCCCCCGCCGAAGCCACACAGGCGCTCTTCACCGCGCTCATCACCGGCATCGAATACAATGACGACGCCCGCCTCGCCCGCCCGCTTGGCAGCTTCGAGCGGCCCCGCCCCACCCTCGCCGAGGCTTGGCGCTCTGGCCGCAGCCAGCGCAACCTCGCGCTCTCGCTGGCGGCGCTGGAGGAGTTTGCCGCCCTGCTGGCTGATGGCGAGGCGTCCGAAACGCAAAAGCTCTTCAACGATACCGAGGCCTGGCTCGATAGCCTTGATGAGCCCGCCTTCGCTGGGGTCGCCGAGCCGACCACCCGCATGGGGATCGAAAGCCTCACCTCCTACCTCGCCCTGCTGAAGGAAACCGCCGCTGCCGAGATCGGCGCGCATCTGAACGTGGGCCAAGGCTTCAACGCGCTCGATGGCGACTGA